The following is a genomic window from Opitutaceae bacterium.
GACGGGCAGCCTGCCACTGGACGGTCCGCAACTGGCCGCCATGCCGAGCGGCGATCTCTTCGGCTGGACGCAGAACGCGGGCATGGGATGGAATCCGGCCCGGCTGCTCGGCCGGGAGTTTCTCATCCTGAGCACCCAGGGCGGAATCCGCGCGCCCGACGGCCGACCGATCGCGCTCGGGTTTCACACGGGACACTGGGAGGTCGGACTGCTCATGGAGGAGGCGGCGCGCGTTTTCTCCGCGTCCGGGGCGATTCCCTTCGCCGCGTACTGCAGCGATCCGTGCGACGGCCGGACCAACGGAACCGTCGGCATGCTCGACAGCCTCGCCTACCGGAACGACGCCGCGACTGTATTGAGACGTCTGATACGCTCGCTGCCCACGCGCCGCGGCGTGATGGGCGTGGCCACCTGCGACAAGGGGCTTCCCGCCATGCTGATGGCCCTCGCGGGAACGCACGCGCTGCCGACGATTCTCGTGCCCGGCGGAGTCACCCTGCTCGCCGAGGGGGCCGAGGACACCGGGCTGGTCCAGACGCTGGCGACACGGTATGCGCGAGGTGAAATCTCCCTCGAGCACGCCGCCAACATGGGATGCCGCGCCTGCGGCTCGCCAGGCGGCGGCTGCCAGTTCATGGGCACGGCGGCCACCAGCCAGGTCGTCGCCGAGGCTCTCGGGCTCACCCTCCCCCACGGCGCGCTGAATCCGTCCGGCGCGGAGATCTGGCGCGATCTCGCCCGGCGCTCGGCGCTCGCCCTGATGCAGCTCGAAAAGGCGCGTACGACGACCCGTGACATTCTCACCGACGACTCGATCCACAACGCCATGACGGCCCATGCCGCGATCGGAGGATCGACGAACCTGGTCCTGCACGTGCCCGCAATCGCGCACGCCGCCGGACTGTCGCGCCCGACTGTTCACGACTGGATCCGGATCAACCGGTCCGTTCCCCGCCTGGTCGACGTTCTGCCCAACGGACCGAAACACTACGCGACCGTGCAGGTGTTTCTCGCCGGCGGGGTGCCCGAGGTGATGCTCCATCTTCGCGACGCAGGCCTGCTCAGGCTCGATGCGCGAACCGTGACCGGCCTGCCGCTCGGCGAGAACCTCCTGTGGTGGGAAAAATCCGAGCGCCGCCGGCGCCTGCGCGATCTGCTCCACAAGCTCGACGGCATCGATCCCGATCATGTCATCATGAATCCGGCCACAGCACGCAGCCGCGGGTTGAGCAGCACGATCACTTTCCTGCGCGGCAACCTCGCTCCGGAGGGCGCGCTCGTGAAAAGCACGGCGATAGCGCCCGAGCTGCTCGGCGCGGACGGCGTGTTTCGCCACGAGGGCCCGGCGCGCATCTTCACAACCGAGGCCGCCGCCATCGCCGCCGTCAAGGCCGGCACCGTGGTGGCCGGCGACGTCATGGTGCTGGTGGGCATCGGCCCCGGCATCGGCATGCCGGAAACCTACCAGGTCACCGCCGCGCTCAAGTACACGAAGCACGGCGGGAACATCGCGCTCATCACCGACGGGCGCTTCTCCGGAGTTTCGACCGGCGCCTGCATTGGACACATCAGCCCGGAAGCCTGGGCCGGCGGCCCGATTGGAAAACTGCGCGAAGGCGATCGCATCCGACTGATCATCGACACGCGCTCCCTTGAAGGCAGCGTCGATGTCGTCTCGCTGGACGCGGCCGCCTTCAATGCACGCACGCGCCACCCCGACTTGAAACCGGATTCACGCGTGCCCGCCGACACGCGCCTGTGGGCGGCGCTGCAGAACGCAAGCGGAGGAAGCTGGGGCGGGAGCGTCTACGACGCCGACAGGATCGCCACGCTGCTCGAACGCGCGCTCGAGGCCGAAAAGCTCGCCCGGTGACCGCTCGCTTCCGCTACCAAGAGCGGGCGGTGTCATCCAGCATCTGCTGGAGCATGGGGAACCTGATTTCGCCGTAGTTCAGCGCATAGCGCAGTTTTCCGTCCCGAAAAACCCAGGTCGTGGGAGTCCAGGTGACGGGGAATCCCATGAAGGTCCTCATCATGTCCTCCTGCCTGCGCGAGCCGTTGGGATGCAGGAGAAGCTGAAAGTTCGCCTGCTTTCCAAGACCGTGACGAGCGAGCAGATCACGGCCGTCCTCGGTGTTCCAGATGGTCACAAAAACAAAATGCACCTTCGGGTTCGACGCGACAAAGCTGCTCCAGGCTCCATCTGCCAGTTCAGCGGCGCAGTTTGAACACCACGGCGCCCAGAAATGCACCACAGTGACATCCTGTGAATGCGAAATTTCCGAAACCTGATTTTCGATCGGCAACCAGGCCGATTTTCCGGCGCGCAAGTCAAGGCCGGGGATCAGGAATAGCAGGGCAAGCAACAACCGATTCATGCCCGGATCATAGCTGGAGAGACTGAAAATCACCAACTGATTTCAACAGATGCGCCAATTCAGAAGCGTTTGCATTCGATGTCGCCCATTCCGCGTTTTGCCCTTGCCCGGCATGCATCGGCGGTTGCACTCAACGTCCTTCCCGCATGTCCGAACCATCCGTCACCGCGCCCCTCGCACCTCCTTCCACCTCCAAGGCTCCCAATCCGGAGCATGTTCTGCGTGTGTCCCAGGAGCTCGGCATCAAGGTGTTCCAGGTTGCCGCAACCGCACAGCTCTTTTCCGAGGGAGCCACCGTGCCGTTCATCGCCCGCTACCGCAAGGAGGCGACAGGTGAACTGGACGAGGTGCAGGTTACCGCCGTGCGCGACCGGCTCGAACAAATGGCGCAACTCGACGAACGCAGGGCGGCCATTCTTGCGTCGCTCAAGGAGCGCAACCTGCTCACCCCCGATCTGGAAAAAGCGATCGTTGCGGCCCAGACGCTCACCGCGCTTGAGGACATTTATCTCCCCTTCCGACCGAAGAAGCGCACGCGGGCGACGATCGCGCGGGAGAAGGGGCTCGAACCTCTCGCGGATCTCATACTGGCGCAGGATCCGGCGACGGATCCCATCGCCGCCGCACAGGCCTGCGTCGGGCGGGAGTACACTCCGGACGATGGGAAAAAAGTGGCGGCAACGATAGGTTCCGTTGAGGAGGCGCTGTCCGGCGCGCGCGACATCATCGCAGAGCGGATGAGCGATGACAAGGATGCCCGCGCCCGCCTGCGCGCACGTTTTCAGACCGATGCAGTCATTTCGTCGAAGGTCGTCACGGGCAAGGAAGCCTCTCCCGAGGCGGCCAAGTTCAAGGACTATTTCGACTGGTCGGAGCCGCTCGCCAAAGCCCCGAGCCACCGTGTTCTCGCCATGCGCCGCGGAGAAAAGGAGCTCTTCCTCATGATGCGCATCGCGCTTCCCGACGAAACGGGCGCGCTTTCCGACCTCGATGCGCTTTTTGTCAAGAGAGCGCCTGGAACAAATCCCGCGGCTGAGAAAACCTGCGCCGGCCAGGTGCGGCTCGCCATTGCGGACGCCTACAAGCGGCTGCTCGCACCCGCCTTGGAAACTGAAATGCGGCTCGACTCGAAAAAGCGCGCCGACGAGGCCGCAATCAAGGTCTTCACCGACAACCTTCGGGAACTGCTGCTCGCCGCTCCGCTCGGACAAAAGACCGTCATGGCGATCGACCCAGGGTTTCGCACCGGCTGCAAGATCGTGATGCTCGACCGACAGGGAAAGCTGCTGCACAACGACGTTGTTTTTCCTGATCGGCACGCAGTCGAGGCCTCCGAAAAAATCAAGGGGTTCATCGAGTTCTTCAAGATCGAGGCCATCGCGATCGGAAACGGCACCGCCGGGCGCGAAACCGAGGCGTTTGTCCGCGAGCTTGGCCTGCCAGCGTCGATTCCCGTCGTCATGGTGAACGAGTCGGGCGCATCGATCTACTCGGCGAGCGAGGTGGCCCGCGAGGAGTTTCCAGATCATGATCTGACGGTGCGCGGATCCGTCTCCATCGGCCGCCGCCTGATGGATCCACTGGCGGAACTCGTGAAGCTCGATCCAAAGTCAATCGGCGTCGGACAGTACCAGCACGACGTCGATCAACCCGCGCTCAAGCGGTCGCTCGACGACACCGTCATAAGCTGCGTGAACGGCGTGGGTGTCGAACTCAACACCGCGTCGAAGCAACTGCTGAGCTACGTGTCAGGCCTCAACGCCTCGGTCGCCTCAGCGATCGTCGCGCGGCGCAACGAGCATGGTCCGTTCAAGACGCGCGCAGAGCTGCGCGAGGTGCCGCGGCTCGGGCCGAAGGCCTACGAGCAGGCCGCCGGATTTCTGCGCATTCGCGACGCATCCCATCCGCTCGACGCGAGCGGCGTGCATCCTGAACGTTATCCTCTTGTCGAAAAGATGGCCGCGGATCTCGGCTGCTCGGTGGCGGACCTGGTCCGCGATTCCAAGCTCCGCTCCAGAGTCAGGCTCGATGACTACGTCTCCGCCGACGTCGGCCTGCCGACGCTCAACGACATCATGGCGGAGCTGGCAAAGCCGGGTCGGGATCCACGTCAGAAATTCGAAGCCTTCGCCTTCGATTCCAGCGTGCACAAGCCCGAGGATCTCAAGCCAGGCATGCGACTGCCCGGCATCGTCACCAATGTCACGGCATTCGGCGCCTTCGTCGACATCGGCGTTCACCAGGACGGACTCGTGCACGTCAGCCAGCTGGCGGACACCTTTGTCAAGGATCCTGGCGCGGTCGTGAAGCCCCAGCAGAAGGTTTCCGTGACCGTGCTGGAGGTGGATCTGGCCCGCAACCGCATCGCGCTCTCGCTCAAGAGCAACCCGCAGATCGCGGGCCGCAGCGCATCAGCGGGATTCTCCCCGCGGTCAGGCACGGCGCCCAGCGCCGCAACCGGACCGCGCGGCAGGACCTCCGCGCCGGCACCGCGCCCCGATTCCAATGCGTCGCTTGCCGGCGACTGGTTCAGCGCCGCGTTGAACAAGAAACGCTGAGAGGGCGCGACGGAGTGCTCCCCTTCATGTGGCGAGGACTGGATCCCTCCGCATGCCGAGTATGCGCGTAAAACGCTTTCCCCGGCCGAAAATCCAGCGGCCCGGCTATCCCCAAGCCAGACACTTGAGTCCGGGCACGCGCTGAAACTCCCGCAGATTCGCAGTCAGTAGCGTCGCCGCACGGCTTCGCACCTGGCCTGCGATCAGTTGATCCAAGGGCCCGATCGGCCTGCCGGCGGACTCAAGGTGTGCGCGGATTTCCCCGTAGTGCCGGGCGGCTTCGTCGTCAAAGGGAACCACCTCGAAAAGCTCAAGAAACGCGGTGAGCGTCCTGCGATGCCTGTCGGGATCCTGCGACTTGCAAACTCCGGCCCACAGTTCTGCCACAACGATGGACGACAACCTGCATTGCGGGTACCCGGGCAGCCTTAGCCCTCGCACTTTTCCGCGCAGGAGATCGATGCAGACATTCGTGTCGAGGAAAGTGAGCATCCTACCAGGTCAAATCCCTCTGCTGTTCCGAGCGAGGCTGGTCCCTGCCAGGGAAATCCGCGCCCAATTTCGCCATGTATTTCGCGACATCCCGGAGCGAACGAAGCCGCCTCCCGCGCATGGGCCGCAGCACCACCTCTTCGCCCCTTTTTTCCAAGAACACCTCGCCGCCCTCGAAGCGGAACTCCCTGGGCAGTCGCACCGCCTGGCTGCCTCCATGCCTGAAAAGCCTGGCTGTCTTCATATCTACACCGATGTAGCTACGTGTGACCGTTGTCAATTGAAACGGCGTCCACGGCACGCCACCGATGCGCCCTTGTGCCGCTCCTTCAGGGCTCAAATTTGCGACCCGGCTCGAAACCCAGGTCGGTGCCATGGGCTGCAATATTGCGCGCCTTCAGCGCATACTCTTCCATCCATCCTACCCTTCCGTTGGAGGGGAATGCTTTGTCATGCCTTGGGTTCGCACGTTGCACCACACCGCCGGCTATTTCGCCAATCAATCCATCGGATCGCAACGCAACGCAGCGCCGTTTGGAATTCCGATCGCACTGCTCATCGATCCGGTCACGACGGAGCGTGCCCCTCCAATGGATGGAATGATCCGCGAAGCCAGAAATCCAAACTCCACCATACTCTCCCCCTCCCGTTCACATCCGTGCAGTCCGTGGTCAAACGGATCGAACGACGGCGGCACCGCCTCCCATCTTTTCCCTCGGCAGAAGCGTTTTCTTGCCGTTTCCTCGGGCGTCTTACCCATGAAAATCCTCTTCGTAACTCCCGAGGTCGAACCGTTTGTCAAGGTGGGCGGCCTGGCCGACATGGTCGGCGCGCTGCCCAAGGACCTTGCGGCCGCGGGACATGACGTGCGCGTGGTCTGCCCGCTCTATGGATCGGTCAAACGCATCGGTTCATGGACCCCTCATGTGCAGCCGCTCGGCATCGACGTGGGGGATGCCGCGGTGTGGGCGCGCACCTGGGAAACTCATCTGCCGGGAACGACCGTGCCGGTCTATTTCCTGGAAAACGACCACTACTACGGCCGCGGCGGCGTCTACGGCGACGCCGAGGGCGCCTACAGCGACAACGATCTTCGCTTCATCATTCTCGCCCGGGCCTCGCTCACGCTCTGCCTCCAGATGGACTGGATTCCGGATGTTGTCCATGCCCACGACTGGACCACGGGATTTGTGCCTGTGATGTTGAACACCGTGCTGCGGAATTCCGCGCTCAAGGACACCGCCTCCGTCTTCACGGTCCACAACCTCGAATATCAGGGGCACGCCCATCGCCGCGCCCTGAAGTTCTCCCATGTGCCCGAATCAGAATTTCATCCCGAGAGCCTGGAGGCCCTCGGCGCGGTCAATCCCCTGAAGGCGGGGCTCTATCACGCCACAAAGATCACGACGGTAAGCCCCACCTACGCGCGGGAGATCCGCACTCCGGAGGGCGGTTTCGGCCTGGATCCAGTGCTGCGTTTCCGCGGCGCGGACCTCATCGGCATCCTCAATGGAATCGATGATGTGAGCTGGAATCCCGCCACGGACAAGGCGCTTCCGGCCAACTTCTCCATGGACTCCCTGGCGGGAAAGGCGGTCTGCAAGACCGCCCTTCAAACGAGACTCGAACTCGACGCGGGTTCCCGGGCGCCGCTATACGGCGTGGTCGCGCGGCTCGCCTCGCAGAAGGGACTGGATCTGCTGGCGGACGCGCTTCCGAAGGTGATGTCGGAAATGGATGTGCAGGTGGCGCTTCTGGGTTCAGGCGACAACGCGCTCGAGACGGCTTTCCGCACGCTCGCGCTGCGCTACCCAGGGCGGATCGGGGTACACATCGGGTTCGACGGCTCGCTCGCGAGATTGATCCAGGCCGGAGCAGATTTCTTTGTCATGCCCAGTCGCGCCGAGCCGTGCGGACTCACCCAGATGTACGCCATGCGTTACGGAGCGCCGCCGATCGTCCGCTCGACCGGGGGACTCATCGACACCGTGGAAAACTACAACGAGAAAACCGGCGCAGGCACCGGGTTCCGCTTCGATGCGGCGAATGCCAGCGCCCTCGCCAACACGATGGGCTGGGCCTGCTCAACCTACTACGACCGCCCCGCGCACTACGCGGCGCTTCAGCGCACCGGCATGAGCCGCGACTTCAGCTGGAAACAGTCCGCATCCCGCTACATCGATGTCTATCGCTGGGCCGTTCAGCAACGCACCGGACGTCCGCTTGATTCCATACACTGATTCCATCCACTGTTTCCGACCATGCCGGCCAGACCCCCCAAGCCCAATCCACCGATCCATCCGGGTGTCCGCATTGGACACATCCATCTCAAGGTGGCCGACCTCGAGCGTTCCATTGCCTTCTACTCCGGTGTGCTCGGTTTTCAATTGGTGCAGCGCTTCAACAAGCAGGCCGCCTTTCTTTCAATCGGAGGCTACCATCACTTCATCGGCCTCAACACCTGGGAGAGCAAGGGCGGCGTCACTCCTCCGCCAGGCACGACAGGGCTGTTTCACGCAGCCATCCTCTATCCCACCCGCCCGGCCCTGGCGGACGCCCTGCGCCGTCTCAACAAGGCAAGAATTGAACTCGACGGGGCATCGGACCACGGCGTGAGCGAATCCCTCTACCTCCGCGATCCGGACGGCAATGGGCTCGAGCTGACCTGGGACAAGCCGCTCGACAAATGGCCGAGGAATTCCGAGGGGGAAATCGTCATGACGACCGTGTGCATTGATCTGGACAGCCTGCTGGCCGAGCCGCCCGTCGTGCTCTGAAACGACGCTGGCGACCCCGACCTTTTGCAGCCGGCCAACCGGCATCCCCCGTTCCCGCTTTAATCAAAACCCAACCGACGGCTTCGTGCCAATCTTCGTGATCTGTTTCTCGTCCTCCCAGACGGCAAGGCCGTCCTTCACCGTGGTGAGCGACATCTGGAAGGTGTAGGTGACCTGGCGGGTCCGCCCCGCGCGCGCTCGATCCTCGAGCAGTTTTCCCGAAAGCGTGTAATACGGCAGCGTCGTGGTTTTCTTCTGGCCGCCAAGCATCGCCTGCATTTCCGCCGCTTCCTTCGCGAGCGGATCCTCCGCCTTGCCACCCAGTCCGAGCGTTGTCGTCGTGATGGTCTTGCCCGAGCGGTTCAATTCAACGCGGATCTTCTTGGTGAGCGAGTCCGTGTCGATCTGCTGCATGGTGTTGTTCACGATCCGCGAGACGGCCAGGATCGCCGGCTGCTCCGGAGCGCGTTCGAGCACGCCGCTGGCCAGGAGCGATGCGACGAGCTCATCGGCCGCGCGATTCCAGTCCTGTATGTCGATCTGATCGAGCGAAACGACGGTGCCGGTGCCTTTGGAGTCGGTGTAGGCGGCGGGTGTTTCGCAGCCGCCAAGAAACAACGCGGC
Proteins encoded in this region:
- a CDS encoding VOC family protein; translated protein: MPARPPKPNPPIHPGVRIGHIHLKVADLERSIAFYSGVLGFQLVQRFNKQAAFLSIGGYHHFIGLNTWESKGGVTPPPGTTGLFHAAILYPTRPALADALRRLNKARIELDGASDHGVSESLYLRDPDGNGLELTWDKPLDKWPRNSEGEIVMTTVCIDLDSLLAEPPVVL
- a CDS encoding penicillin-binding protein activator LpoB: MNARILVFSAVAMPAALFLGGCETPAAYTDSKGTGTVVSLDQIDIQDWNRAADELVASLLASGVLERAPEQPAILAVSRIVNNTMQQIDTDSLTKKIRVELNRSGKTITTTTLGLGGKAEDPLAKEAAEMQAMLGGQKKTTTLPYYTLSGKLLEDRARAGRTRQVTYTFQMSLTTVKDGLAVWEDEKQITKIGTKPSVGF
- a CDS encoding RNA-binding transcriptional accessory protein, translated to MSEPSVTAPLAPPSTSKAPNPEHVLRVSQELGIKVFQVAATAQLFSEGATVPFIARYRKEATGELDEVQVTAVRDRLEQMAQLDERRAAILASLKERNLLTPDLEKAIVAAQTLTALEDIYLPFRPKKRTRATIAREKGLEPLADLILAQDPATDPIAAAQACVGREYTPDDGKKVAATIGSVEEALSGARDIIAERMSDDKDARARLRARFQTDAVISSKVVTGKEASPEAAKFKDYFDWSEPLAKAPSHRVLAMRRGEKELFLMMRIALPDETGALSDLDALFVKRAPGTNPAAEKTCAGQVRLAIADAYKRLLAPALETEMRLDSKKRADEAAIKVFTDNLRELLLAAPLGQKTVMAIDPGFRTGCKIVMLDRQGKLLHNDVVFPDRHAVEASEKIKGFIEFFKIEAIAIGNGTAGRETEAFVRELGLPASIPVVMVNESGASIYSASEVAREEFPDHDLTVRGSVSIGRRLMDPLAELVKLDPKSIGVGQYQHDVDQPALKRSLDDTVISCVNGVGVELNTASKQLLSYVSGLNASVASAIVARRNEHGPFKTRAELREVPRLGPKAYEQAAGFLRIRDASHPLDASGVHPERYPLVEKMAADLGCSVADLVRDSKLRSRVRLDDYVSADVGLPTLNDIMAELAKPGRDPRQKFEAFAFDSSVHKPEDLKPGMRLPGIVTNVTAFGAFVDIGVHQDGLVHVSQLADTFVKDPGAVVKPQQKVSVTVLEVDLARNRIALSLKSNPQIAGRSASAGFSPRSGTAPSAATGPRGRTSAPAPRPDSNASLAGDWFSAALNKKR
- a CDS encoding AbrB/MazE/SpoVT family DNA-binding domain-containing protein, which encodes MKTARLFRHGGSQAVRLPREFRFEGGEVFLEKRGEEVVLRPMRGRRLRSLRDVAKYMAKLGADFPGRDQPRSEQQRDLTW
- the glgA gene encoding glycogen synthase GlgA, yielding MKILFVTPEVEPFVKVGGLADMVGALPKDLAAAGHDVRVVCPLYGSVKRIGSWTPHVQPLGIDVGDAAVWARTWETHLPGTTVPVYFLENDHYYGRGGVYGDAEGAYSDNDLRFIILARASLTLCLQMDWIPDVVHAHDWTTGFVPVMLNTVLRNSALKDTASVFTVHNLEYQGHAHRRALKFSHVPESEFHPESLEALGAVNPLKAGLYHATKITTVSPTYAREIRTPEGGFGLDPVLRFRGADLIGILNGIDDVSWNPATDKALPANFSMDSLAGKAVCKTALQTRLELDAGSRAPLYGVVARLASQKGLDLLADALPKVMSEMDVQVALLGSGDNALETAFRTLALRYPGRIGVHIGFDGSLARLIQAGADFFVMPSRAEPCGLTQMYAMRYGAPPIVRSTGGLIDTVENYNEKTGAGTGFRFDAANASALANTMGWACSTYYDRPAHYAALQRTGMSRDFSWKQSASRYIDVYRWAVQQRTGRPLDSIH
- a CDS encoding YjhG/YagF family D-xylonate dehydratase, translating into MPADPLFDSGNDEIYRLRTTAPGPTGSLPLDGPQLAAMPSGDLFGWTQNAGMGWNPARLLGREFLILSTQGGIRAPDGRPIALGFHTGHWEVGLLMEEAARVFSASGAIPFAAYCSDPCDGRTNGTVGMLDSLAYRNDAATVLRRLIRSLPTRRGVMGVATCDKGLPAMLMALAGTHALPTILVPGGVTLLAEGAEDTGLVQTLATRYARGEISLEHAANMGCRACGSPGGGCQFMGTAATSQVVAEALGLTLPHGALNPSGAEIWRDLARRSALALMQLEKARTTTRDILTDDSIHNAMTAHAAIGGSTNLVLHVPAIAHAAGLSRPTVHDWIRINRSVPRLVDVLPNGPKHYATVQVFLAGGVPEVMLHLRDAGLLRLDARTVTGLPLGENLLWWEKSERRRRLRDLLHKLDGIDPDHVIMNPATARSRGLSSTITFLRGNLAPEGALVKSTAIAPELLGADGVFRHEGPARIFTTEAAAIAAVKAGTVVAGDVMVLVGIGPGIGMPETYQVTAALKYTKHGGNIALITDGRFSGVSTGACIGHISPEAWAGGPIGKLREGDRIRLIIDTRSLEGSVDVVSLDAAAFNARTRHPDLKPDSRVPADTRLWAALQNASGGSWGGSVYDADRIATLLERALEAEKLAR
- a CDS encoding thioredoxin fold domain-containing protein, giving the protein MNRLLLALLFLIPGLDLRAGKSAWLPIENQVSEISHSQDVTVVHFWAPWCSNCAAELADGAWSSFVASNPKVHFVFVTIWNTEDGRDLLARHGLGKQANFQLLLHPNGSRRQEDMMRTFMGFPVTWTPTTWVFRDGKLRYALNYGEIRFPMLQQMLDDTARSW
- a CDS encoding type II toxin-antitoxin system VapC family toxin, which gives rise to MLTFLDTNVCIDLLRGKVRGLRLPGYPQCRLSSIVVAELWAGVCKSQDPDRHRRTLTAFLELFEVVPFDDEAARHYGEIRAHLESAGRPIGPLDQLIAGQVRSRAATLLTANLREFQRVPGLKCLAWG